A genomic region of Ovis canadensis isolate MfBH-ARS-UI-01 breed Bighorn chromosome 9, ARS-UI_OviCan_v2, whole genome shotgun sequence contains the following coding sequences:
- the LOC138445855 gene encoding MORN repeat-containing protein 2, with translation MEATELAAQGESQSPENLSRSPVSNRDCTRTTSGVIERNGIGIHTTPNGIVYTGSWKDDKMNGFGRLEHFSGAIYEGHFKDNMFHGLGTYTFPTGAKYTGNFSENGVEGEGQYTDIQGLEWCGNFHFTAAPGLRLKLHM, from the coding sequence GCCACCGAGCTGGCGGCCCAGGGAGAATCACAGAGTCCAGAAAATCTCTCCCGCAGCCCTGTGTCAAATAGGGACTGTACAAGAACAACTTCTGGAGTCATTGAGAGAAATGGAATAGGTATTCATACCACTCCTAATGGGATTGTCTACACAGGAAGCTGGAAAGATGACAAGATGAATGGTTTTGGAAGACTTGAGCATTTTTCAGGAGCAATATATGAAGGACACTTTAAGGACAATATGTTTCATGGACTGGGAACTTATACATTCCCAACTGGGGCAAAGTACACTGGAAATTTCAGTGAAAACGGGGTGGAAGGTGAAGGACAATATACTGATATCCAAGGACTAGAATGGTGTGGTAACTTTCatttcacagctgctccaggccTGAGGCTAAAGCTCCATATGTAG